A genomic stretch from Burkholderia pyrrocinia includes:
- a CDS encoding efflux transporter outer membrane subunit — protein sequence MFALNARAALRAPLALAATLALAGCSLAPRYERPAAPVPATYAPADGSREPAAAPDATPADAALLDDWHAYFTDPALQAWIDAALANNRDLRIAAGRLEEARALYGVQRADLMPSVDANLGYERTRQYDPVVRESAISGLYRAGVGVSAYELDLFGRVRSLSDAALAEYFATADAQRTVRIGVIAEVAGAYVSERSLYEQLALAQRTLDARVHMAALTQRRYAAGTSDAIELRSAEMLVASARASQAALQREHAQAMRALQLLAGDFARNVPGDATALDTLSIAPVAPGAPSALLERRPDIRQAEARLKAANAQIGAARAAFFPRIALTTDYGSVSDAFSSLFAAGTSVWTFAPRITLPIFAGGRNRANLDVANARKHIAVAEYEKTVQTAFREVADAFAARDWIDRQLAAQQDVYTADGARLKLAERRYAGGVATYLELLDAQRSTYESGQELIRLKQLRLANAIALYRALGGGWALASASASASAEVAASA from the coding sequence ATGTTTGCGCTGAATGCACGCGCCGCACTGCGGGCGCCGCTCGCGCTCGCCGCCACGCTCGCGCTCGCCGGCTGCTCGCTCGCGCCGCGCTACGAGCGGCCGGCGGCGCCGGTGCCGGCTACCTATGCGCCGGCAGACGGAAGCCGGGAGCCGGCTGCGGCGCCTGATGCGACACCTGCCGACGCCGCGCTGCTCGACGACTGGCATGCGTATTTCACCGATCCGGCGCTGCAGGCGTGGATCGACGCGGCGCTCGCGAACAACCGCGACCTGCGGATCGCAGCCGGCCGGCTCGAGGAGGCGCGTGCGCTGTACGGCGTGCAGCGCGCGGACCTGATGCCGTCGGTCGATGCGAATCTCGGCTATGAACGCACGCGCCAGTACGACCCGGTCGTGCGCGAAAGCGCGATCAGCGGGCTGTATCGCGCGGGCGTCGGCGTCAGCGCGTACGAACTCGACCTGTTCGGCCGCGTGCGCAGCCTGTCCGACGCGGCGCTCGCCGAATATTTCGCGACGGCGGACGCGCAGCGCACGGTCCGCATCGGCGTGATCGCCGAAGTGGCGGGGGCGTATGTATCGGAGCGCTCGCTGTACGAGCAGCTCGCGCTGGCGCAGCGCACGCTCGACGCGCGCGTGCACATGGCCGCGCTCACGCAGCGCCGCTACGCGGCCGGCACGAGCGACGCGATCGAGCTGCGCTCGGCCGAGATGCTGGTGGCGTCCGCGCGTGCGTCGCAGGCCGCGCTGCAGCGCGAGCATGCGCAGGCCATGCGGGCGCTGCAATTGCTCGCGGGCGATTTCGCGCGCAACGTGCCCGGCGACGCGACCGCGCTCGACACGTTGTCGATCGCGCCCGTGGCGCCCGGCGCACCGAGCGCGCTGCTCGAACGGCGGCCGGACATCCGGCAGGCCGAGGCGCGGCTCAAGGCCGCGAACGCGCAGATCGGCGCCGCACGCGCGGCGTTCTTCCCGCGCATCGCGCTGACGACCGACTACGGCTCGGTCAGCGACGCGTTCTCGAGCCTGTTCGCGGCCGGCACGAGCGTGTGGACGTTCGCGCCGCGCATCACGCTGCCGATCTTCGCGGGCGGACGCAATCGCGCGAACCTCGACGTCGCGAACGCGCGCAAGCACATCGCGGTCGCCGAATACGAGAAGACCGTGCAGACCGCGTTCCGCGAAGTGGCCGACGCGTTCGCCGCGCGCGACTGGATCGATCGCCAGCTTGCCGCGCAGCAGGACGTCTACACGGCGGACGGTGCGCGACTGAAGCTCGCGGAGCGCCGTTATGCGGGCGGCGTCGCGACGTATCTCGAACTGCTCGACGCGCAGCGCAGCACGTACGAATCGGGGCAGGAGCTGATCCGGCTCAAGCAGCTCAGGCTCGCGAACGCGATCGCGCTGTATCGCGCGCTTGGCGGCGGCTGGGCGCTGGCATCGGCGTCGGCGTCGGCGTCGGCGGAGGTCGCGGCTTCCGCATGA